Proteins encoded within one genomic window of Companilactobacillus zhachilii:
- a CDS encoding glycosyltransferase — protein sequence MIDWLYVIAIITIWLSIVMTIITISGAVIFIFKHLHHTDIDNLPPLKRYPHVTLVVPAHNEELVIQDTVRAILHLNYPKDRVELLVYADNCNDETAQRVRELRQKPEFINNNFRVIERTGTGGKAGVLNDALKIATGEYIGVYDADAAPECNALYFLIAKILEDPERYAAAFGRNKTRNYQQNFLSRCINLEIVNTQRIQHTGLWQLFKIGRIPGTNFIINKAIVQSIGGWNNGALTEDTAISFSLMHAGKLIALAHRAEAFQQEPETLFAYYNQRKRWARGNYEVILDNVKHLFDKTPWRIKLEVAYYLCTFFWFNAAIIISNVIFVINMSLAAVHVFYPQIQQLVSLSMPLSILFMVNWFLMFFLYLLQMNIALASDYGQATVKNFYYTLISYFTYAQLFVVVSIVAIFDMMRDKILGKHDTKWYKTQRF from the coding sequence ATGATTGATTGGTTATATGTGATTGCTATTATTACGATTTGGCTATCCATTGTGATGACAATCATAACAATTTCCGGCGCTGTTATTTTTATCTTTAAGCATTTACATCACACAGATATTGATAATTTACCGCCATTGAAACGTTATCCCCATGTAACTTTGGTTGTTCCGGCGCATAACGAAGAGTTAGTTATTCAAGATACCGTGCGAGCAATTTTGCATTTGAATTATCCTAAAGATCGAGTAGAATTGTTAGTTTATGCCGATAATTGTAACGATGAAACGGCGCAACGGGTTCGTGAATTAAGACAGAAGCCAGAGTTTATTAACAATAATTTTCGAGTAATTGAACGAACCGGGACAGGTGGTAAAGCTGGGGTTTTGAATGATGCTTTAAAAATTGCAACCGGTGAATATATCGGTGTCTATGATGCTGATGCAGCACCAGAATGTAACGCCTTGTACTTTTTGATTGCTAAAATTTTAGAAGATCCAGAACGTTATGCGGCCGCTTTTGGCCGAAATAAAACTAGAAATTATCAACAAAATTTCTTGTCACGGTGTATCAACTTAGAAATTGTTAATACGCAGCGGATTCAACATACTGGATTGTGGCAATTGTTTAAAATTGGCCGAATTCCTGGAACCAACTTTATTATTAACAAAGCAATTGTTCAATCTATTGGTGGCTGGAATAATGGGGCCTTGACTGAAGATACCGCTATTTCATTCAGTTTGATGCATGCGGGAAAGTTAATTGCGTTGGCACATCGCGCCGAAGCTTTTCAACAAGAACCAGAAACGCTATTTGCTTACTATAATCAGCGAAAACGTTGGGCTCGTGGTAACTATGAAGTTATTCTGGACAATGTGAAACATTTGTTTGATAAGACACCTTGGCGAATTAAACTCGAAGTCGCATATTACCTTTGTACTTTCTTTTGGTTCAACGCGGCAATCATTATTTCCAATGTCATTTTTGTTATTAACATGAGTTTGGCAGCGGTACATGTTTTTTATCCACAGATACAACAACTAGTTTCGCTAAGTATGCCATTGTCAATTTTATTTATGGTCAATTGGTTCTTAATGTTCTTCTTGTATTTATTACAGATGAATATTGCTTTAGCCAGTGATTATGGTCAGGCAACGGTGAAGAATTTCTACTACACATTGATCTCGTATTTCACTTATGCACAGCTATTTGTGGTCGTATCAATCGTGGCTATTTTTGACATGATGCGGGATAAAATTTTGGGCAAACACGATACCAAATGGTATAAAACACAGCGCTTTTGA